From Parasteatoda tepidariorum isolate YZ-2023 chromosome 1, CAS_Ptep_4.0, whole genome shotgun sequence, one genomic window encodes:
- the LOC107438004 gene encoding uncharacterized protein, with product MATISSILFAFLSLGFRNSIVINPSEVQQSPSKNEIFHHDIDMNHHCPPNEILSECINPCNNCDQHGICLDYVYPCTPGCDCVNGYFRDDTGACIAKEYCEGDKKYSTNRKPSEKLMTLPLDKKDQGSLPKINLDSHGCPSRGTICAMFCQTMYTKNGHCIGSDKKECQCY from the exons ATGGCAACTATTAGCTCGATTCTATTTGCCTTTCTTTCCCTAGGATTTCGAAATTCAATTGTGATAAATCCATCAGAAGTTCAGCAGAGCCCTTCGAAAAACG AAATCTTTCATCATGACATCGATATGAACCACCATTGTCctccaaatgaaatattatcgGAATGCATAAATCCTTGTAATAACTGCGACCAGCATGGTATCTGTTTGGATTATGTCTATCCCTGTACTCCAGgttgtgattgtgtgaatggtTATTTCAGAGATGACACTGGAGCATGTATTGCAAAAGAATATTGCGAAG GTGACAAAAAGTATTCTACCAATAGAAAGCcttctgaaaaattaatgacGTTGCCTTTGGACAAAAAAG aTCAGGGAAGTTTGCCAAAAATTAACCTCGATTCCCACGGATGTCCATCAAGAGGAACAATTTGTGCTATGTTTTGTCAAACAATGTATACTAAAAATGGACACTGCATCGGATCTGACAAGAAGGAATGCCAATGTTACTGA